The following are from one region of the Gloeomargarita lithophora Alchichica-D10 genome:
- the trpA gene encoding tryptophan synthase subunit alpha, with protein sequence MPIAISEQFRQLKSQSRCALIPFITAGDPDLRTTAQALQTLDQAGADIIELGVPYSDPLADGPVIQAAATRALQGGTTLPQVLELVQTVAPQITAPIVLFTYYNPILNWGIESFLQTLAQVGVRGLVVPDLPLEEAPVILTPAPNYGIELTLLAAPTSPPQRLTQIAQQSQGFIYLVSVTGVTGVRQDVSSKIPTLLAHLRQVTDKPIGVGFGVSQPEQARQIRNWGANGVIVGSAFVKRLHEQGLMEVQTFCQQLRQALDTKD encoded by the coding sequence ATGCCGATTGCCATTTCTGAGCAATTCCGCCAGCTTAAATCCCAGTCCCGGTGCGCCCTGATTCCTTTTATCACCGCCGGTGACCCGGATTTGCGTACCACCGCCCAAGCATTGCAAACCCTGGATCAAGCGGGTGCGGACATCATCGAATTGGGGGTGCCCTATTCTGACCCGCTGGCGGATGGCCCGGTGATTCAGGCGGCGGCCACCCGGGCGTTGCAAGGGGGAACCACCCTACCGCAGGTTTTGGAATTAGTGCAAACAGTTGCGCCGCAAATTACCGCCCCAATTGTATTATTCACCTATTACAATCCCATTCTGAACTGGGGCATAGAATCATTTTTGCAAACCCTTGCCCAGGTGGGGGTACGGGGTTTGGTGGTGCCGGATTTACCCCTGGAGGAAGCCCCAGTTATCCTCACGCCCGCCCCAAATTATGGCATCGAACTTACTCTGTTGGCCGCCCCCACCAGCCCGCCCCAGCGATTAACCCAGATTGCCCAACAATCCCAGGGGTTTATTTATCTGGTCAGTGTCACGGGGGTAACCGGGGTGCGTCAAGATGTGTCCAGCAAAATTCCTACCCTGCTTGCCCACCTGCGCCAGGTGACGGATAAACCGATTGGGGTGGGGTTTGGGGTGTCCCAGCCGGAACAGGCTCGCCAAATTCGGAATTGGGGGGCGAATGGGGTGATTGTTGGTAGTGCGTTTGTCAAGCGATTGCATGAACAGGGTTTAATGGAAGTTCAAACCTTTTGTCAGCAGTTGCGTCAGGCGTTAGATACTAAAGATTGA
- a CDS encoding ABC transporter permease, giving the protein MNWWRNPLARWGAMILLVLYLGMLGADFLAPYDPYASQENGALLPPTQVQWQPWPQVYPTTQGPLDLDTGARELRVDRTQPRPVRLFVRGYQYRWLELTVPLPQRTARGWQVRDWRVFPGIPSDWHLFGVAAPAHLNLLGTDDQGRDQFSRLLLGSRISLSVGLVGILITFPIGILLGGVAGYAGGWWDGLLMRLVEVLMTIPSIYLLVALAAVLPPGLTSSQRFLLIVFITSFINWAGLARVIRGQVLSGKEQGFVQAARVLGARPLGILWRHILPQTTTYVIISATLTVPGFIVAESVLSLIGLGIEQPDASWGNMLSLATNVSIMLLHPWLVWPPALMIILAVLGFNLLGDGLRDSFDPRQAGR; this is encoded by the coding sequence ATGAATTGGTGGCGCAATCCCCTCGCCCGTTGGGGGGCAATGATTCTGCTGGTGCTGTATTTAGGGATGTTGGGGGCGGATTTTTTAGCTCCCTATGACCCCTATGCCAGCCAGGAAAACGGGGCATTGCTCCCTCCCACCCAGGTGCAATGGCAACCCTGGCCGCAGGTTTATCCCACCACCCAAGGGCCGTTGGACTTGGATACCGGCGCACGGGAATTGCGGGTGGATCGCACGCAACCCAGGCCGGTGCGATTGTTTGTCCGGGGTTACCAGTACCGCTGGCTCGAATTAACCGTACCCCTGCCCCAACGGACGGCACGGGGCTGGCAGGTGAGGGATTGGCGGGTCTTTCCCGGTATTCCCAGCGATTGGCATCTGTTTGGGGTGGCGGCACCGGCGCATCTGAATCTGTTGGGAACCGATGACCAGGGGCGGGATCAATTCAGCCGGTTATTGCTGGGGAGCCGGATTAGTTTGTCGGTGGGGCTGGTGGGAATTCTCATCACCTTTCCCATCGGTATCCTGTTGGGGGGGGTGGCGGGCTATGCGGGGGGCTGGTGGGATGGTCTGCTGATGCGTCTGGTGGAAGTGTTAATGACCATTCCCAGCATTTATCTGCTGGTGGCTCTGGCCGCCGTTTTGCCCCCTGGTTTGACCAGCAGTCAACGGTTTTTGTTAATCGTGTTCATTACTTCGTTTATCAATTGGGCGGGGTTGGCGCGGGTGATTCGGGGGCAGGTATTGAGTGGGAAAGAACAGGGTTTTGTCCAGGCGGCACGGGTGTTGGGGGCGAGACCGTTGGGGATTTTGTGGCGGCACATTTTACCCCAAACCACGACCTATGTGATTATTTCCGCCACGCTGACGGTGCCGGGGTTTATTGTGGCGGAATCGGTGCTGAGTTTGATTGGCTTGGGGATTGAACAGCCAGATGCGTCTTGGGGGAATATGCTCTCCCTGGCGACCAATGTTTCGATAATGTTATTACATCCTTGGCTGGTATGGCCGCCCGCTTTGATGATTATTCTGGCGGTTCTGGGGTTTAATCTGTTGGGGGATGGTCTGCGGGATAGTTTTGATCCCCGGCAAGCGGGGCGTTAG
- a CDS encoding biotin--[acetyl-CoA-carboxylase] ligase — protein MSFPPWLTWLDECASTNTWALQHIDKFKQGDVVFTPRQTSGRGQQGRLWYAPAGVLTASFILQPIAPAELPLLSLAAGLAVIHALEDLISLPASALGIKWPNDVLLWGRKLAGVLGEARLPLAVVGVGLNRQVDWEMVLAAGTINLTPEQVTSLSEITATPPDVLPLLVKLRDYLLQAHGVIRHGGLAGLLPQLRQRDVLYGCPLIVSTGQGNLTGAGAGIDELGRLLVQSNNGSLQALAAGRVLRWEALRRGQE, from the coding sequence ATGTCCTTTCCCCCTTGGCTAACCTGGCTGGATGAATGTGCCAGTACGAATACTTGGGCATTACAACATATAGATAAATTCAAGCAGGGGGATGTGGTATTTACGCCCCGGCAAACGTCAGGACGGGGACAGCAGGGACGGCTTTGGTATGCGCCTGCGGGGGTGTTGACGGCTTCCTTTATCCTGCAACCCATTGCCCCCGCTGAATTGCCCCTATTGAGTTTGGCGGCGGGGTTGGCGGTGATTCATGCGCTGGAAGATTTAATCTCCCTGCCCGCCTCTGCTCTGGGGATCAAATGGCCGAATGATGTCCTACTCTGGGGGCGAAAGTTGGCGGGGGTGTTGGGTGAAGCCCGTCTGCCGCTGGCGGTGGTAGGGGTGGGGTTGAATCGGCAGGTGGATTGGGAAATGGTTTTAGCGGCGGGCACGATAAATTTAACCCCAGAACAGGTGACGAGTTTGTCGGAAATCACGGCTACGCCCCCGGATGTCCTGCCTTTGTTAGTCAAACTGCGGGATTATCTCCTGCAAGCCCATGGGGTGATTCGGCACGGGGGATTGGCCGGGCTTTTGCCCCAACTGCGCCAGCGGGATGTTTTGTACGGTTGTCCGCTCATTGTCAGTACCGGTCAAGGGAATCTGACGGGCGCGGGAGCCGGAATTGATGAATTGGGACGCTTGTTAGTCCAAAGTAATAACGGTTCCCTGCAAGCCTTGGCCGCCGGTCGGGTACTGCGGTGGGAGGCTTTACGCAGAGGGCAGGAATAA
- a CDS encoding Uma2 family endonuclease — MIAVRDNDRYFTPAEYFAWEAKQLEKHELIDGRVYAMSGGTRNHSDISGNMMTMIKTHLRGSGCKVYNSDCRLHIIGTGNFTYPDLSVTCDKRDREHSLYITYPCLIVEVLSETTEAYDRGKKFEKYRRNPNLIDYILVSSEEIGIDIYHKNEAGDWVILNYRAGDRVEFKSIDLTVAIEQVYEEVIFDELPGAD, encoded by the coding sequence ATGATCGCAGTACGAGATAACGATCGTTACTTTACGCCCGCAGAGTATTTTGCTTGGGAAGCAAAGCAATTAGAAAAACATGAACTCATTGATGGTCGCGTGTATGCCATGAGTGGTGGCACCAGGAACCATAGTGATATTTCAGGTAACATGATGACGATGATCAAAACCCATCTACGGGGGAGTGGTTGCAAGGTTTATAACTCGGATTGTCGTCTCCATATAATCGGTACTGGTAATTTTACTTACCCTGATTTGAGCGTGACCTGTGATAAGAGAGATAGAGAACATTCTCTGTATATCACCTATCCCTGTTTGATTGTGGAAGTGCTATCAGAAACTACCGAAGCCTACGACCGGGGTAAAAAGTTTGAGAAATATCGCCGTAATCCTAATTTAATTGATTATATTTTAGTCAGTTCTGAGGAGATAGGGATTGATATTTACCATAAAAATGAGGCGGGGGATTGGGTGATTTTGAATTATCGGGCGGGGGATAGGGTGGAATTTAAGAGCATTGATTTAACTGTGGCAATCGAGCAGGTTTATGAGGAGGTTATTTTTGATGAATTACCTGGAGCGGATTAG
- a CDS encoding Uma2 family endonuclease, which translates to MAIVAVQKDDRYFTPEEYFAWEEKQLEKYELIDGRVYAMSGGTQNHSAIKLNVVSIIRAYLRGKPCRVFNSDLKVNILHTSNYTYPDLSVTCDERDREHSLYITYPCLIVEVLSETTEAYDRGKKFEKYRRNPHLVDYVLVSSDEIGIDIYHKNEAGDWVILNYRTGDRVEFKSIDLSVVIEQVYEEIIFDELPGADG; encoded by the coding sequence ATGGCTATAGTCGCAGTACAAAAGGATGACCGTTACTTTACACCTGAAGAGTATTTTGCTTGGGAAGAAAAGCAATTAGAAAAATATGAGCTAATTGATGGTCGGGTGTATGCGATGAGTGGTGGTACGCAAAATCATAGTGCGATTAAATTAAATGTTGTAAGCATAATCAGAGCATATTTACGGGGAAAACCTTGTCGTGTTTTTAACTCTGATTTGAAGGTAAACATTCTCCACACGTCCAACTATACTTATCCTGATCTTAGCGTGACCTGTGATGAGAGAGATAGGGAGCATTCTTTGTATATTACCTATCCTTGTTTAATTGTGGAAGTCCTATCAGAAACGACGGAAGCCTACGACCGGGGTAAAAAGTTTGAAAAATATCGCCGTAATCCTCATCTAGTTGATTATGTTTTGGTCAGTTCTGATGAGATAGGAATTGATATTTACCATAAAAATGAGGCGGGAGATTGGGTGATTTTGAATTATCGTACGGGGGATAGGGTGGAATTTAAGAGCATTGATTTAAGTGTGGTGATTGAGCAGGTTTATGAGGAAATTATTTTTGATGAATTACCTGGAGCGGATGGC
- a CDS encoding Uma2 family endonuclease, with amino-acid sequence MIAVQDNDHYFTPAEYFAWEAKQLEKHELIDGRVYGMSGGTQNHSAIKLNIGSLIRAYLRGKPCRVFNSDLKVNILHTSNYTYPDLSVTCDERDREHSLYITYPCLIVEVLSESTEAYDRGKKFEKYRRNPHLIDYVLVSSDEIAIDIYHKNEAGDWVILNYRTGDRVEFKSISLKVPIEQIYEEIIFDELPGVD; translated from the coding sequence ATGATCGCAGTACAAGATAATGATCACTACTTTACGCCCGCAGAGTATTTTGCTTGGGAAGCAAAGCAATTAGAAAAACATGAACTCATTGATGGTCGGGTCTATGGGATGAGTGGTGGCACGCAAAATCATAGTGCGATTAAATTAAATATTGGAAGTCTAATCAGAGCATATTTACGGGGAAAACCTTGTCGTGTTTTTAACTCTGATTTGAAGGTAAACATTCTCCACACGTCCAACTATACTTATCCTGATCTTAGCGTGACCTGTGATGAGAGAGATAGGGAGCATTCTTTGTATATTACCTATCCTTGTTTAATTGTGGAAGTCCTATCAGAAAGTACCGAAGCCTACGACCGGGGTAAAAAGTTTGAGAAATATCGCCGTAATCCTCATCTAATTGATTATGTTTTGGTCAGTTCTGATGAGATAGCGATTGATATTTATCACAAAAATGAGGCGGGAGATTGGGTGATTTTGAATTATCGTACGGGGGATAGGGTGGAATTTAAGAGTATTAGCTTAAAAGTGCCGATTGAGCAGATTTACGAGGAAATTATTTTTGATGAATTACCTGGGGTGGATTAG
- a CDS encoding glycosyltransferase family 4 protein, with amino-acid sequence MVKILHIQRAGTIAGSENHLLQLLPGLQKRGYDVSFLALTKPQEVPSALSQALGVQGIPVIDQRVRGEWQPQILPQIYDIIGRGQYDIIHTHLLYADLYGTLAARWVGKGKVLCTRHNDNRYRQRWPMRPLITWNTHWMHHVIAISEHIKAFNMRYQRVPEAKITVIPYGYEAATPVPILPRREADRFTIGMVGRLVPQKSHITALQALPMILKAVPQAWLVILGDGSLRQELTTLAEELDLTSCVEFVGYHANAAQEMQKFDLFLHPSLHEGFGLVLLEAMAAHLPIVATRVSAIPEIVVDGQTGLLIPPEQPELLAQAVIQLLTNPEKRAQMGAAGYQRLLQEFTVTKMLDRTEVVYQSLVSNA; translated from the coding sequence ATGGTAAAAATACTGCATATTCAACGGGCAGGCACCATCGCCGGTTCCGAAAACCACCTCCTGCAACTGCTGCCAGGACTGCAAAAACGGGGCTATGATGTGAGTTTTTTAGCCCTCACCAAACCCCAAGAAGTCCCCAGTGCCCTCAGCCAAGCCTTGGGTGTCCAAGGCATCCCGGTGATTGACCAGCGGGTACGGGGGGAATGGCAACCGCAAATTTTACCCCAAATTTATGACATCATTGGCCGGGGACAGTATGACATTATTCATACGCATTTACTTTATGCTGACCTCTATGGGACGTTAGCCGCCCGCTGGGTAGGCAAGGGAAAAGTACTTTGCACCCGCCACAATGACAACCGTTATCGCCAGCGCTGGCCCATGCGCCCCCTGATTACTTGGAATACCCACTGGATGCACCATGTCATCGCCATTTCTGAACATATCAAAGCCTTTAATATGCGCTACCAACGGGTACCTGAAGCTAAAATTACCGTGATTCCCTACGGCTATGAAGCCGCCACTCCGGTACCGATTTTGCCCCGGCGGGAAGCGGATCGGTTCACAATCGGCATGGTGGGGCGATTAGTACCCCAGAAGTCCCATATCACCGCCCTTCAAGCCTTACCTATGATCTTAAAAGCTGTTCCCCAGGCGTGGCTGGTGATCCTGGGAGATGGCTCTTTGCGGCAGGAATTAACCACCCTGGCCGAGGAATTAGATTTAACGTCCTGTGTGGAATTTGTGGGCTATCACGCCAATGCCGCCCAGGAAATGCAGAAGTTTGACCTGTTTTTGCACCCCTCTCTCCACGAGGGTTTTGGTCTGGTTTTATTAGAAGCAATGGCCGCCCATTTGCCGATTGTCGCCACCCGTGTCAGTGCCATTCCCGAAATTGTGGTAGATGGGCAAACCGGCCTATTGATACCGCCGGAACAACCGGAATTACTAGCTCAAGCGGTGATTCAGCTATTAACCAACCCAGAAAAACGTGCCCAGATGGGGGCGGCGGGTTACCAACGACTTTTACAGGAATTTACGGTTACCAAAATGCTCGACCGCACGGAAGTAGTATATCAATCTTTAGTATCTAACGCCTGA